Below is a window of Flavobacterium sp. CFS9 DNA.
TTTAGTTTTAAATCTGATGTAGTACTAGAGCGTTATGTGATATTTTATGAAAAAACTGCAAAAAATAGTATTTTTATTTTTTTTACTTCTTGTCTCTTGTAAGAATGATAAACCGGATTTATCTTTTGACAAGGAACATGAAAAAATGCATCAAGAGGAAAAAAAAATTTCAGAAGCATTTACAAATTTTGACAATCTTTTAATTAAACTATATGCTGAATCTGAAAAAAGACCAGATAAAGTTCTTAGAAAAGTAGACAGTTTATTGCTCGCAAACAAGAACGAAAAAGATAGATATATATCACAAATTAAACCTAATATTGACCGAAGCCTACATAGTTTTAAAGCAGAGTTGTTTTATAATATTGGCAAATACAAAGAATCAATCAGTGAACTAAATATCGAAGGTGATAAAACCGGAGATGCAGCTATCGCTTATGCTGCAAACTATGTTAAATTAAAAGACTTTAAGACTGCTAAATCATTTATTGACAGTATTGGTAATTGGAATGGTAACTATTATGCGCTCGGAAATTATTATGAAAGTATAGGAGACAAAATCTCGGCTCTTAAAACATATAAATATAACCTTGAAGAAGACAAATCGAGAAAACATTTTATTTATTACGTGTGGACTAAAAAAAGGGTTGAAGAGCTTGAAAAAAATAAACCTTTGCTCAATGGAATTTTTTTTCCTACTGGAAATCCAAGTTTTGAAATTTGTGAGATTTGTAATGTGGACAATAAAAAACGAGAAAAGATTACGCAATTATTGATGCAAATACCTGAAAATCTAGATTGGTCTTCAACTACCATTTTAGAATCTCCATATGATACTGGAAAAAGTTATTATTGGATTAGAGTAGAAGTCGGGAAGAAAGAATTAAATTATTATGTAGACCAAGAAACTTTTGAAATAAAATATTTCAATCCAAAAACTAAAACTGTAATGACATTGGATGATTGGCGTAAAGGGAAATAAAACGGTTTACAGCTGCTATTACCCCCCCCCCTGCTGGCGCGAGCGTTCCGCTCGTGAATGCAACGAAATGTTAACAAAAAAGAGATAGTTAAAAAAAATAAAGCTTCAGATTTCCCCTGAAGCTTTATTTTGATATTTTTTATAAATGATTTATTCCGAAACTATTTATTGATTAATTTCTCTAAAGCCTTAATCTGCTCATCCTTGGCTTTCAAAAGTTCTAAATTTAGCCTCTTAATTTCTTCCAAAGCTTCTATCCATTTTTCTATTGGGTTTATATTGAAAGTTGGATAATAATTGTATCCGTTAGATTGATCATTAAAAGTATTGGATATAAAATTTAATGCTTGTTCTTCATTGAAATTCTGAAAAGCTTCAACCGGAATTCTTAATGAGTTTGAGATTTGTTTCAATAGGTTATCTTCAATAACATCTTTCTGTTCCAGCATGGAAATTTTCTTTTGGTTCCAGTCTTCTCCCAGATCATAAGCAAGTGCTTCCTGTTTGATGCCAAGCATTTCTCTAAAACGTTTTACGTTTCTTCCCTGATGAATTTTCTGTTCCATAATGAATGTTATTTTTCTGAAGGTTCAAAGATAAAGTTATCTGGACTAAAAGCTCTAATTTCAAAGATAAAAAAACATCTCATAGAAATGTCTTTTTTGTCAGATATTATGCTCAAATTAGAAAGGGATATCAAGTTTATATCCTTTGCCGCGTACCACAACTATTTTGATGTTCGGATCATTTTCCATTTTTTTTCTAAGTTTTGATATGAACATATCGAGACTACGGCCTACAATAACGCCTTCATCTTCCCATATCTCTTTTTGCAGGCGGCTTCTCTCTATGGTCTTGTTGGGTGAGAATGCAAAAATGAGCAATACACGGGTTTCTGTAACAGTCAGGTCTATTGTTTCTTCATTGATGATAAGCTTACGATCATTCGCATTGAACAATACTGAACCCAAAGTGAATGTATTAGTAGGTTGACTTTCGGGTATATGTTTTTGTGGTTTAACTGATTTCAAAAAAATAAATCCAACAAACGCTAAAAATGAAAGCCCTCCAAGAAGATAGCCGTTTTTTGCTGTAATAATGCCCGTTGGTTTAAATTTAATGTTAATCCTGTAACATGTTTTGGGCTGTTTTCTTCCGATACAGGCTACAATATCGTCTTTCTTATTTTTTGAGATCACATATCCATAAGTTACACTGCCATTGCCACAATTGAGAACATTAACAATATAATTACTTGCTCCGGGAGCTTTGTCCAAAAAACGGCCGGTAATATTTATTAGCGAATCTGGCTGAAAAGTAAAGTCATTCTCAAAATTGATTTGATATTCATTTTCGGCAATCTTTTTTACAGGAAGTACTTTCGATGTACTGTCACCCGACTGTAAAAGTAGTTCATGGCCGATTCTGCGGAGCAAAACTTCTCTTCTTGAAATATCAAAATCATTACCATCTCCCATATCAAAAGCCACACAGATTACAGAAATAGACAAGAGTACTATTAGTGTAAACAGGTATCTGCGTTTTCCATAAAGAAGTTTTGGGCTATCAGCCATATTGTCAATGTTTTATTTACAAAGTTTACATTTTTATTTACAATTTAAATCTAATAAATCGAAAAATGTCAAAGTAATTTTGCGGTATAAACTTTAAAGGGAGATTTAACTGTGTTATTAATTAAACCAAAAAAACTATGAAAAAAATTACTTATGCGCTGATCTTATCGCTGGTTGTGGTAAGCGGACTGGTATTTGCGAATTCTGAAATTGAAAGTGGAATTTCTAAAAAACTAACTCAAAAACCAATTCCTGCTGTCGAGAGGAAAATCGCATTGAAGAAATGGAAGGCTACCCCGGATAGTATTGTGTACAAGAACTGGGAAGAGTCTCCGGCAGGTAAAAAAGTGTATGCCAGTGAAGCTAAAATAAGGAAGTCCATTAGTGATTTTACCAATATGGATGGAATTATAACTTCAATTTCTCTTCCGCCGGACTCGAGATTAGGTTTCGGGGTGATGGTAAGAATTAACGGAGAGGATTATATCGTTAGTTTCGGGCCGGAGAACTTTAATGAGGATCAATTTTGGCAATTACATAGTCTAAAAGTTAACGACAGAATAATTATAAAAAGCCATAGTGTGTCACATGCTCCCAAGTATTCTTATCCAATACTATCGGGTGATTATGTAGAACGAGATGGTAAAGTAGTTTATAAACGTGTAATTCCTAAAGACGGCTGCTAGTAAATAAATTACGAATGACGCTCAAATTTGCGCTTTGTTGTGAGTGTCAATTTGGAAAACAACAGCTTCAGAGAAATCTGAAGCTGTTGTATTATCAGTTTATTGCGGATTATTATAGTGTTTATAATGAGTGTGTTCATTCTAATTATGAAAGATCATGATAGTATGTTTGAAAAAATCCCGAATTGATCGCTAGAGTAAAAAAACTGAAGGATTCTGGATGGGGTCAGACTTTGATACTTTGGGATCTTCCGGACACGGCTGAAAGCAAAGATGGGTTTCATTTGGTTCTATTAGGTAATTAAAACAGCAAGACTGCTGAAATTACCCTTTTATTAATGCGAAAAATATTCAATAAATAAACACTGATATTTCTCGGAAATATATACAAGTTAGCAATTATTACAGGGTTATGCTCTGAAACACAGATACAAACGAGTTGAAAATTTTGCTGTAAAATTTGGTTTGTATTGCAAACTACTTTACATTTACAGAGTAAATTAATATCTTCTTTATGGAAAAAGAAATCAAATTGACACCGGAACAGAGTTTGAAGCTTATTACAGAAGTAATTAATCAAACAAAAGAAAACATCAAGGCACATAGCTTTATATTTTTGCTTTGGGGTTGGACTTTGGCTTCGGCAAGTATTTTTCAATTTTTGATTCGAACGAAAACTGATTTTAAATACTATTTTTTGCCATTCCCTATTTTAGTAGCTATTGCATTGATCGTAACAATTAATTACAACCGAAATAAAACATCAGAAACTCATTTGAATTTTTTTCTTAAAAAACTTTGGATGGCTTTGGCTTTTGGCTTTATTACCATTGTATTTGTAAGTGTTTATCAAAAAATTGAACCCTTTACTTATACATTGATATTAGCTGCAATTGGCACAACAGTTTCGGGGATGGCAATGAAATTTAAACCGTTGATGTTTGGTGGTGTTTGTTTCCTTATTGCATCTATTTGTTGTGTTTTTATTACAGACGAATTCAAAGTTTTGCTTCACGGTTTTGCAATTGTTGTAGGTTATTTAATTCCGGGATACATACTTAAAAATTCAAAATTATAATAGAATGGCGGAGACTTTTGAGGAACTAGATCCTGTTTTGAATGCACCAGTTCGTTTGGCTATTGTTTCTGCACTTGTTAAAATGAAACAAGCTGATTTTGGTTATTTGCAAGAGATAACCAAAACAACACAAGGCAATTTAAGCCATCAGATAAAGAAACTAAATGAAGCAAAATATATTGAAATAGAAAAAACATTTAAAGGAAACTATCCGCAAACAATTTGTAAACTAACAAAAACAGGGAAAATTGCCTTTGAAAGTTATGTAGAAACAATAAAAAAATATCTGCATCTCTAATTTTTTTGCTTTTTTAGTTTGTATTGCAAACTAGAATTATTTACAAACTAAAATTTAGCCATTATGAAAACAATGAACCAAGTATTTCTCACGCTGCTCTTTTTAAATAGCATAGGAAACGTAAACGCACAAGAAAAAACAATTAATAAAATGGAAACAAAAAAAATAGCATATGCAGACAAGATATTGCTTCATATGCACCCGGAAAAGTTTTTGAATTTTTTACCAAATTTAAATGATGAGCAAATTGCACATTTATACGGTATGTCAATAGAAGAGTATTTATTGGCTAAAAAAGTTTATGAGGATCAGGCCCAAAATACAGCATCAGAACTTTTGACAAATTCAGACTTTGCATTTAAAATTGATAAACTCCCTTTCAGGAAAAATCAGACTGTTTTAGTAATTGGTGAAAGTACAGCAGATGCTTTAAACTCCTGGGTTTATATTATGCAATATCTTTTAAATCAAAGGCGGCCACAAGACAATATTCGTATCATTAATGCTGCGATTTCAGGACAAACTACAACAGAAGCACTTCGAAAAATAACGACACAAGTAAAATTAAGTCCCGATTGGGTGATTTGTCATTTGGGCACAAATGATTGTATGCGTTATGGAAACCAAAAAACAACCGTTTCTTTAGCAGAGACGATTGCAAATCTCAATACTATAA
It encodes the following:
- a CDS encoding XRE family transcriptional regulator — its product is MEQKIHQGRNVKRFREMLGIKQEALAYDLGEDWNQKKISMLEQKDVIEDNLLKQISNSLRIPVEAFQNFNEEQALNFISNTFNDQSNGYNYYPTFNINPIEKWIEALEEIKRLNLELLKAKDEQIKALEKLINK
- a CDS encoding winged helix-turn-helix domain-containing protein encodes the protein MADSPKLLYGKRRYLFTLIVLLSISVICVAFDMGDGNDFDISRREVLLRRIGHELLLQSGDSTSKVLPVKKIAENEYQINFENDFTFQPDSLINITGRFLDKAPGASNYIVNVLNCGNGSVTYGYVISKNKKDDIVACIGRKQPKTCYRINIKFKPTGIITAKNGYLLGGLSFLAFVGFIFLKSVKPQKHIPESQPTNTFTLGSVLFNANDRKLIINEETIDLTVTETRVLLIFAFSPNKTIERSRLQKEIWEDEGVIVGRSLDMFISKLRKKMENDPNIKIVVVRGKGYKLDIPF
- a CDS encoding transcriptional regulator yields the protein MAETFEELDPVLNAPVRLAIVSALVKMKQADFGYLQEITKTTQGNLSHQIKKLNEAKYIEIEKTFKGNYPQTICKLTKTGKIAFESYVETIKKYLHL
- a CDS encoding GDSL-type esterase/lipase family protein codes for the protein METKKIAYADKILLHMHPEKFLNFLPNLNDEQIAHLYGMSIEEYLLAKKVYEDQAQNTASELLTNSDFAFKIDKLPFRKNQTVLVIGESTADALNSWVYIMQYLLNQRRPQDNIRIINAAISGQTTTEALRKITTQVKLSPDWVICHLGTNDCMRYGNQKTTVSLAETIANLNTIKELINKNTKANMVWLTPVPIDEKKAENFQPFKTQQLSLKNSDLNEISKYLKARSESVIDLTEEFGNPVNPEFVQYDGIHLTIDGQKAIVKSLINKLSNIK